In the Campylobacter showae genome, one interval contains:
- the ppk2 gene encoding polyphosphate kinase 2, with translation MSKNGTDSVKFDYEHELRKLQIELLKFQNHVKEQGLRVLIIIEGRDAAGKGGSIKRLTEHLNPRGCRIVALEKPSDVERSQWYFQRYVAHLPSAGEIVIFDRSWYNRAGVEPVMGFCTQEEHKEFLREVPKFEEMIKNSGIIFFKFYLSVSKEEQKKRFKERLTDPLKQFKISPVDEKSQELWDQYTIAKYSMLLASNTPFCPWTIIVSDSKKQARINLFRHILANVDYPKKIDAKNFECDEGIVRSGEDEIRQMEANLKNEKLSKMNG, from the coding sequence GTGAGTAAAAACGGCACAGATAGCGTGAAATTCGACTACGAGCACGAGCTTCGAAAGCTGCAAATCGAGCTTTTAAAATTTCAAAATCACGTAAAAGAGCAGGGTCTGCGCGTACTCATCATCATCGAGGGGCGCGACGCGGCGGGTAAGGGCGGCTCGATAAAGCGCCTAACCGAGCATCTAAATCCGCGCGGATGCCGCATCGTGGCGCTTGAAAAGCCAAGCGACGTCGAGCGCTCGCAGTGGTATTTCCAGCGTTACGTCGCGCATTTGCCGAGTGCCGGCGAGATCGTGATCTTTGACCGCTCGTGGTACAACCGCGCTGGCGTGGAGCCGGTGATGGGCTTTTGCACGCAAGAAGAGCACAAGGAGTTTTTGCGCGAAGTGCCTAAATTTGAGGAGATGATCAAAAACTCGGGCATTATTTTTTTTAAATTTTACCTCTCGGTTTCAAAAGAGGAGCAAAAAAAGCGCTTCAAAGAGCGCCTCACCGACCCGCTCAAGCAGTTTAAAATTTCGCCCGTGGATGAAAAAAGCCAGGAGCTATGGGATCAGTACACCATCGCCAAGTACTCCATGCTGCTAGCCTCAAACACGCCGTTTTGTCCGTGGACGATCATCGTCTCGGATAGCAAAAAGCAGGCTCGCATAAACCTTTTTAGGCATATCCTGGCAAACGTCGATTATCCGAAAAAAATAGACGCCAAAAACTTTGAGTGCGACGAAGGCATCGTAAGGAGCGGCGAGGATGAGATACGCCAGATGGAGGCAAATCTCAAAAACGAGAAGCTATCCAAGATGAACGGATAG
- the dsbD gene encoding protein-disulfide reductase DsbD has protein sequence MIFRMIFTAILTCCAMFAEPLSVKEAFGLTAHADEQNVEFRFAPAPNIHVYKDSLAASLGDKILNSHLNFPKGEIYDEREVYTGKFSLFVPINLLKGLSGGENFTLKLEYQGCAKDGICYQPQILKFSVKKGLGGYSVAQIIEAAEPDFVSSQAPLSEQDSIAASLSSANFLLSLATFFGYGLLLSLTPCIFPMIPILSSIIVSKQASSAHDGKNSAVNLSASDANSHKFDSDNQHAKNGNSKNPRATSGFSLSLIYVFAMACAYAVAGVAASVFGSGVQSALQTPAVLISFSLVFVALALSMFGLYELQMPLAMQNALSKKAQSKGGIIGVFAMGFLSALIASPCVAAPLAGALLYIAQSGNALFGGLALFTMGLGMGVPLLLIGASSGKILPRPGAWMDKIKTLFGFIMLIMAVWLSARVLGAMAELLLYGVIGVFASVFFGAFDTTSSEQSGGKKLLKGTALLAFIYSVLLIVGSFSGAKSALNPLEGFKNTGGAGVNLSKNEPNFITVSNLTELENAIKSSSKPVLIDFYATWCASCNELDEITFKDEAVLNKLANFTLLRIDVTKNSNDDAQIMRKFGLIGPPAILFFRTNSDAQDELKNARLIGFYPPEKFLAHLEKFGL, from the coding sequence ATGATTTTTAGGATGATTTTTACGGCGATTCTGACTTGCTGCGCTATGTTTGCCGAACCGCTTTCGGTCAAAGAAGCCTTCGGCCTCACCGCGCACGCCGACGAGCAAAACGTCGAGTTTAGATTCGCCCCGGCGCCAAATATCCATGTCTATAAAGACAGCCTAGCAGCGAGCCTAGGCGATAAAATTTTAAACTCGCATCTAAACTTCCCAAAAGGCGAAATTTACGACGAACGCGAGGTTTATACGGGTAAATTTAGCCTTTTCGTACCGATAAATTTGCTAAAAGGGCTTAGTGGCGGCGAAAATTTCACTCTAAAGCTCGAATACCAAGGCTGCGCCAAAGACGGCATCTGCTACCAACCGCAAATACTCAAATTTAGCGTCAAAAAGGGTCTTGGCGGCTACTCCGTCGCGCAGATCATAGAGGCCGCCGAGCCTGATTTTGTAAGCTCGCAAGCCCCGCTTTCTGAGCAAGACTCCATCGCCGCAAGCCTTAGCAGCGCAAATTTCCTCCTCTCGCTCGCCACGTTTTTTGGCTACGGGTTGCTACTCTCGCTCACGCCTTGCATCTTTCCGATGATCCCGATCCTATCATCTATCATCGTCTCAAAACAAGCTAGCAGCGCGCATGACGGCAAAAACAGTGCCGTAAATTTAAGTGCGTCAGACGCAAACTCGCACAAATTTGACAGCGACAACCAGCACGCTAAAAATGGCAACAGTAAAAACCCTCGCGCCACGAGCGGCTTTTCCCTCTCTCTTATCTACGTTTTTGCGATGGCGTGCGCCTACGCGGTCGCAGGCGTAGCGGCTAGCGTTTTTGGCTCGGGTGTACAAAGCGCGCTACAAACCCCGGCCGTACTGATCAGCTTTAGCCTCGTTTTCGTCGCGCTCGCGCTTTCGATGTTCGGACTTTACGAGCTTCAGATGCCGCTTGCTATGCAAAATGCGCTTAGCAAAAAAGCCCAAAGCAAAGGCGGCATAATCGGCGTTTTTGCGATGGGATTTTTATCCGCGCTCATCGCTAGCCCCTGCGTCGCCGCGCCTCTTGCGGGCGCGCTGCTTTATATCGCGCAGAGCGGAAACGCGCTGTTTGGCGGGCTTGCGCTCTTTACGATGGGGCTTGGCATGGGCGTGCCGCTACTGCTGATCGGGGCGAGCTCGGGTAAAATTTTGCCGCGACCGGGCGCGTGGATGGATAAAATCAAGACGCTTTTTGGCTTTATCATGCTGATAATGGCGGTTTGGCTGAGCGCACGCGTGCTGGGCGCTATGGCGGAGCTACTACTTTACGGCGTCATCGGCGTGTTTGCTAGTGTATTTTTCGGAGCTTTTGATACGACAAGTAGCGAGCAAAGCGGCGGCAAAAAGCTACTAAAAGGTACGGCGCTGCTAGCCTTTATCTACTCCGTCTTGCTGATCGTAGGCTCGTTTTCGGGCGCAAAATCGGCGCTAAATCCACTCGAGGGCTTTAAAAATACAGGCGGCGCAGGCGTAAATTTGAGTAAAAACGAGCCAAATTTTATCACAGTGTCAAATTTGACAGAGCTAGAAAATGCAATAAAAAGCTCGTCCAAACCTGTACTGATCGACTTTTATGCGACTTGGTGCGCTAGCTGCAACGAGCTTGACGAGATCACATTTAAAGACGAAGCCGTGCTTAATAAGTTAGCAAATTTCACTCTTTTGCGCATAGATGTGACAAAAAATAGTAATGACGATGCGCAGATAATGAGAAAATTCGGACTCATCGGACCGCCTGCAATCCTATTTTTCCGCACCAACAGCGACGCGCAAGATGAGCTAAAAAACGCGCGCCTCATCGGCTTTTATCCGCCCGAAAAATTTTTAGCCCATCTTGAAAAATTCGGGCTGTGA
- a CDS encoding nitrous oxide-stimulated promoter family protein, producing MTNEKFTEQVTTLAKFLQTYCTDKHALEPKREIDLELTYKGENLNNSVRTQLCTECEQLFFYAHERLLACSHDVKPSCRKCPHPCYEKPRWTQMAKIMRYSGVKLGLVKLKKIFTFSKTAE from the coding sequence ATGACGAATGAGAAATTTACCGAACAGGTCACGACTTTGGCGAAATTTTTGCAGACTTATTGCACTGATAAACACGCACTAGAGCCGAAGCGAGAGATAGATTTGGAGCTAACATATAAGGGCGAAAATTTAAATAATAGCGTACGAACGCAGCTTTGCACCGAGTGTGAACAGCTGTTTTTCTACGCTCACGAGCGGCTTTTGGCCTGTTCGCACGATGTTAAGCCAAGCTGCCGCAAGTGTCCGCATCCGTGCTATGAAAAGCCTAGATGGACGCAGATGGCAAAGATAATGAGGTATAGCGGCGTGAAGCTCGGGCTTGTAAAACTTAAAAAGATATTTACCTTTTCAAAAACGGCGGAGTAG
- the kdsB gene encoding 3-deoxy-manno-octulosonate cytidylyltransferase — MIIIPARLASTRMPNKILREINGVPMFVATARRVSAADEVVIAADDEGVAEIAQKFGFKAVMTSQAHQSGTDRINEAAGILGVKDSEIIINVQADEPFIEPENIVKFREFCEKNAERAFMFSCFKFVGGELADDKNLVKVVTDDAGYALYFSRSRIPFDRTPFDAYKAHLGIYGYGAVNLKRFCSFAPSTLENTEKLEQLRALSNGEKILMLEVQSDSIGIDCEEDLQRARAKFGIELD, encoded by the coding sequence ATGATCATCATCCCTGCAAGGCTTGCCTCGACGCGAATGCCTAATAAAATTTTACGCGAAATAAACGGCGTACCGATGTTTGTCGCTACAGCGCGCAGGGTGAGCGCGGCTGACGAGGTCGTGATCGCTGCAGACGACGAGGGCGTGGCGGAGATCGCGCAAAAATTCGGCTTTAAAGCCGTGATGACGAGCCAGGCGCATCAAAGCGGAACCGACCGTATCAACGAAGCAGCGGGAATACTCGGCGTCAAAGATAGCGAAATCATCATAAACGTGCAGGCCGATGAGCCCTTTATCGAGCCTGAAAATATCGTAAAATTTAGAGAATTTTGCGAGAAAAACGCGGAGAGAGCATTTATGTTTTCGTGTTTTAAATTTGTCGGCGGCGAGCTAGCGGACGATAAAAACCTGGTCAAAGTAGTGACCGACGACGCTGGCTACGCGCTTTATTTCTCGCGCTCGCGCATCCCGTTTGACCGCACACCGTTTGACGCATACAAGGCGCATCTGGGCATCTACGGCTACGGCGCGGTAAATTTAAAAAGATTTTGCTCATTTGCGCCGTCGACTCTCGAAAATACCGAAAAGCTCGAGCAACTGCGCGCTCTATCAAACGGCGAGAAAATCCTCATGCTCGAAGTGCAAAGCGACAGCATCGGTATCGACTGCGAGGAGGATCTGCAAAGGGCGCGAGCGAAATTTGGCATTGAGTTAGATTAA
- the thrC gene encoding threonine synthase, which translates to MKLFQTRASEGESLKSVEFIQALLSPSSAHGGLYAPTQLPQLDANFFAEAVNLTYAQIALKIIEKFGFDADAAMFERAVKRYERFDDPQNPVQVRKIGENLYINELYHGPTRAFKDMALQPFGALLSELAAKRGEKYLIMCATSGDTGPATLETFANAPGVKVVCLYPKDGTSEVQRLQMINADAENLKVIGIEGNFDDAQRALKSLLASEKFKERLSAAGLSLSAANSVNFGRILFQIIYHVYAYVYLLKTGELKGEFDIVVPSGNFGNALGAYYAKKMGAKIGKIKIVSNANNILTEFFTQGRYDLRGKSLVKTISPAMDILVSSNVERLLFDKFGAVRTKELMDKLASDGFYELSSSELNALKEDFDADFCSDEECEKFIKEWAAKDVAVDPHTATCFKVAANLMRQAVITSTAHWVKFAPSMFKALKNETLKDEKSGLEALAAEFNDEVPVAIRSLFAKAAVHNEIAAKSDIEAKILAWIER; encoded by the coding sequence ATGAAGCTATTTCAAACTAGAGCAAGCGAGGGCGAGAGCCTAAAAAGTGTGGAATTTATCCAGGCGCTACTGAGCCCCAGCTCCGCTCACGGCGGGCTATACGCACCGACGCAGCTACCGCAGCTGGACGCAAATTTCTTTGCAGAGGCGGTAAATTTAACATACGCGCAAATCGCTCTAAAGATCATAGAGAAATTTGGATTTGACGCGGATGCGGCGATGTTTGAGCGGGCGGTGAAGCGGTACGAGAGATTTGACGATCCGCAAAATCCCGTGCAGGTGCGAAAAATCGGCGAAAACCTCTACATAAACGAGCTTTATCACGGGCCTACCCGCGCGTTTAAGGATATGGCGCTACAGCCGTTTGGCGCGCTACTTAGCGAGCTGGCCGCAAAAAGAGGCGAAAAATACCTCATAATGTGCGCGACTAGCGGCGACACGGGACCTGCGACGCTAGAGACATTCGCGAACGCGCCGGGCGTCAAAGTCGTCTGCCTCTACCCAAAAGACGGCACGAGCGAGGTACAGCGCCTACAAATGATAAACGCTGACGCCGAAAACCTCAAAGTAATCGGCATCGAGGGCAACTTCGACGATGCGCAGCGCGCGCTAAAAAGCCTGCTGGCTAGCGAGAAATTTAAAGAGCGCCTAAGCGCTGCCGGACTATCGCTCTCGGCGGCAAATTCGGTAAATTTCGGCCGAATTTTATTTCAGATCATCTATCACGTTTATGCCTACGTTTATCTGCTAAAAACGGGCGAGCTAAAGGGCGAGTTTGACATCGTCGTGCCTAGCGGCAACTTCGGCAACGCACTAGGCGCATACTACGCCAAAAAAATGGGCGCGAAAATCGGCAAAATCAAAATCGTCTCAAACGCAAACAACATCCTGACCGAGTTTTTTACGCAGGGGCGATACGATCTGCGCGGCAAAAGTTTGGTTAAGACGATCAGCCCTGCGATGGATATCCTGGTCTCATCAAACGTCGAGAGGTTGCTTTTTGATAAATTCGGCGCCGTGAGAACCAAAGAGCTGATGGACAAACTCGCGAGCGATGGTTTTTACGAGCTTTCAAGCAGCGAACTAAACGCGCTAAAAGAGGACTTTGACGCTGATTTCTGTAGCGACGAGGAGTGCGAGAAATTTATAAAAGAGTGGGCGGCAAAAGACGTCGCAGTCGATCCGCATACGGCTACGTGCTTTAAAGTAGCAGCAAATTTAATGCGCCAGGCCGTGATAACGTCGACCGCGCACTGGGTCAAATTTGCTCCGAGTATGTTTAAGGCGCTAAAAAACGAAACTCTAAAAGACGAAAAAAGCGGGCTCGAGGCCTTGGCGGCAGAGTTTAACGACGAAGTGCCCGTCGCGATAAGATCGCTATTTGCAAAAGCCGCCGTACACAACGAAATCGCCGCAAAAAGCGATATAGAAGCTAAAATTTTAGCTTGGATCGAGCGATGA
- the cutA gene encoding divalent-cation tolerance protein CutA — MKFVLTSCADKAAAKTLAKKLVKAKFAACISVFKANSVYFWDGEIKDEKERVLLVKTAVKFKKVAKFIAKHHDYDLPEIVAFKADKASKKYKKWIKKESK, encoded by the coding sequence ATGAAATTCGTACTAACTTCTTGCGCCGATAAGGCCGCGGCTAAAACTCTAGCCAAAAAGCTCGTAAAAGCTAAATTTGCCGCTTGCATCAGCGTTTTTAAGGCAAATAGCGTTTATTTTTGGGACGGCGAGATAAAGGATGAAAAGGAGCGGGTTTTGCTCGTAAAAACCGCGGTCAAATTTAAAAAAGTCGCTAAATTTATCGCGAAACATCACGACTACGATCTGCCTGAGATAGTCGCTTTTAAGGCGGATAAAGCTAGCAAAAAATACAAAAAATGGATAAAAAAGGAAAGTAAATGA